AGCATCAGGTAGAATTCATACATCTACTGCAACAGTAGCTGTGCTTCCAGAAGCAGAAGAAGTTGATATAAAAATTGATGAGAAAGACCTCAGAATAGACACTTTTTGTTCTTCAGGTCCTGGGGGGCAGTCTGTAAATACAGCTTATTCAGCAGTAAGAATTGTTCATATTCCAACAGGAATAATTGTTCAATGTCAGGATGAACGGTCACAGATTAAAAATAGAGAAAAGGCTATGAAGGTTTTGAGAGCTCGTTTACTTGAGATAGAGAGGCAAAAAAAAGAAGCAGAAAGAGCTGCTGAAAGAAAAGGGCAGGTTGGCACAGGTGAAAGAAGCGAAAGAATAAGAACTTATAATTTTCCTCAGAATAGAGTGACTGACCATAGAATAGGATTGACGCTTTATAAGCTTGAACAGGTTTTAAATGGAAATATTGATGAAATAATTGATGCATTAATTTCATATTATCAAGCGGAAAAACTTAAAGAAATGTGAAAGCTCTTGATAAAATAAGAGAAATTGTCAATAAATTTTCTTTTAATATCAGAGAAGCACAAGAAATTATCTGCCATGTTCTAAAAATTGACAAAATACAACTTTATACTGAAAATCCTGAAATAACTTCTGAACAGGCGCATACCATAAAATCTCTCATAGAAAGAAGATTAAAAAAAGAACCTCTTCAGTATATTATTGGAGAATGCTATTTTTACAATATTAAAATAAAAGTTGGCAGAGGAGTATTAATTCCAAGACCTGAGACAGAGATACTGGTTGAACAGGTTCTTGAGAGACAGAAATTAATTAGCAATACAGGAAATAGAATACTTGATTTATGTACAGGCTCAGGATGCATTGCATTGGCTATCGGTAAAAATGCTCCGGAATTTCAAATTTTTGGTATTGATAAATCAGAAAAAGCAGTTAAGTATGCAACAGAAAATAAAGCATTGAACAATATAAAAAATGTTATTTTTCTCGTTGGTGACATGTTTAATCCTTTCAAAGAAAAAATATTTGCTTGTATTACTGCAAATCCTCCCTATGTGAAAACAGATGAAATTTCTAAATTGCAGCCTGAGATTAAAAATTATGAACCTTTGGAAGCACTGAATGGAGGAGAAGATGGACTTAATTTTTATAGAAAGATTATAGAAAATGCAGAGAAATATCTTCTAAATAGTGGCTTAATTTTTTTAGAAATCGGGCAAGGACAGGCTAAGGCAGTTCAAAATATAGCATTAATGTCTGGTTTTAATGTAATTGAAGTGGTTAAAGACATTGCAGGAATTGATAGAGTTATGATATTACAAAAGAGCAAAAGTCTATAATAAAAAATGAAATGTAAAAAGTATGGCTATCCCTTATGTTTTATTCTTTACATTTTGCTGTTTATATTTATTTTACTTACAGCTCCTGCTTATGCTCAGGAAAATATAATCAATTCTGTTCCTTTTTTCCCTTCAGAGGATTTTCAATGCGGTCCGGCATCCTTAGCCATGATTTTGAATTTTTTAGGGATGAAAATAACTGTAGAGGAAATAGCAAAGGAAATTTACAGCAAAGGTGCGCAGGGAACAGCTGATTTTGATATGATTATGTTTGTTCAAAAAAAAGGTTTTAAATCTAAATATTATAGTGGGAGTCTTGAAGATATAAAGGAAAAAATAAAGGCGAATAAGCCTCTGATTGTAATGACAGATGAGGGATACTGGTTTTACAAAAAGTATCACTTTATGGTAGTTGTAGGATTTGATAGCGAGTCTGTTATAGTAAATTCAGGGACAAAAATGCACGAGAAAATTAACATGGAAGATTTTAAGAAAAAATGGAGCAAAACAGGCTTTTGGACACTTTTAATAGAGAAATAAGGAGGGACATAAGCATGCCCAAAGTTTTAGCAATAGTTCTTGCAGGTGGAAAGGGTGAAAGATTGTTCCCTTTAACATCATTTAGGTCAAAGCCTTCTGTTCCTTTTGGTGCGAGATATAGAATAGTTGATTTTGTTTTAAGTAATCTTGTTAATTCTCAGATTTACTCAATTTATCTTCTTGTTCAGTATAAATCTCAGTCACTTATTGAACATATAAGGCAAAATTGGTTTTTCTCATCTGTTGGAAGTGATCACTTTGTAACAGTTGTTCCACCCCAAATGCGAATGGGTCCTGAATGGTTTCAGGGAACAGCAGATGCAGTGTTTCAAAATATTGGATTAATCAAAGAACACAATCCTGATATTGTTTTAATTTTTGGTGCAGATCATATTTATAGAATGGATATAAGACAGATGATAAAATTCCATATTGAAAACAATGCACATGTTACTGTAGCTGCAAGACCTGTTGCTTTAAAGCATGCTTCATCATTTGGAGTAATCATTACAGATCCGGACCACAGAATTGCAGGTTTTCAGGAGAAACCTAAAGACCCTATACCCATGCCTGATAATCCAGATATGGCTTATGTCTCAATGGGCAATTATATATTCAATGCTGATATTTTAATTGATGCTTTAGTGCGTGCTGAGAAGAAAAAACAGCATGATTTTGGTGCTCATGTAATACCTGACCTTGTGGGAAGGAAATGCAAGGTTTATGCCTATGATTTTGCTAAAAATGAGATTCCAGGAATTAAATCCTACGAAGAACGTGGTTACTGGCGAGATGTAGGGACAATAAGTGCATATTTTGATGCTCACATGGATATGCTTGGAGAAAAACCAATTTTTGAAATTTACAATAAGATGTGGCCTATTCATCCTGCCAGATATGAAGGTCCGCCTGTAAAAATTCTTGATGGAGAGATAAAGAATAGTATTATTGCCGAAGGAGCATTGATATATGGAGGTAAAATAGAAAATTCTTTTATAAGAAGTGGTAGCATAATAGAAAAAGATGTAGAGATAAAAGATTCTCTTATTATGGATGATGTTATTATAAAAAGAAATAGTAAGCTTTACAGAGTTATAGTTGATAAAAAAAATGTTGTTTATGAAGGGGAAAAAATTGGATTTTCAGCAGAACAAGACCGTTTTAGATGTTATATAGACTCTTCAGGGATATGTATTCTTCCAAGAGCAGCAAGATATAATGATTGGATTAAAGAAATTAACCATGCTTAGAAATTTTTTGATTTGTATTTTTTTACTATTTTTTTGTCTTCCCGAACATGCTCAAGCACAGGAAAAGAAAAAGATTTTAATCCTTAATTCTTATCATCAGGGACTAAGCTGGACAGACAACATAGTTAAAGGTATCAAAGAATCATTGAAGGCTATGGAAAATAGTATTGACTATTATATTGAGTATATGGATACTAAGCGTTTTTATGGAGACAAATATTTTGAAAAAATTTTCAATCTTATGAAGCAGAAATATAGTGGAATTAAATTTGACCTGATAATTGTTTCAGATAATGATGCCTTATTGTTCACAATGAAGCATTATCAAAGATTATTTTACGAAATACCTGTTATTTTCTGTGGAATTAATAATTTTAACGATAGTTTGATAGAAAAATACAGAAAATGGTTTACTGGAGTGGCAGAGGAAACAGATGTAAGAGGCACACTTGATATAGCACTCAAGCTTCATCCTAATACACAAAGAGTTTATATTATCAATGATATAACAACAACAGGGCTTGCAATGAAAAAAGGACTCTTAGAGATATTCCCGGAATTTTTAAATAAAATAAGTTTCATTATGCTTGAGAATCCAGATATGAAAGAATTGCAGAAAGAGGTTGAGAAAATTCCTCCAAAGAGTATTATCCTCCTTTTGCTTGTAAATAGAGACAAAACTGGCAATTTCTTCGCTTATGAGGAAAGCCTTGATTTACTTTATCCGCATACTAATTCTCCCATATACAGTGTATGGGATTTTTATCTTGGCAGAGGCATTATTGGAGGGAAATTAACAAGTGCATTTTTGCAGGGCAAAAAAGCAGGGGAGCTTGCTTTACAGGTTTTACAGGGCAAATCTCCTTCTGAGATTCCTGTTGTTAAAGAAAGCCCTAATGAATACATGTTTGATTATAATGAACTCAAAAGATTCAATGTTTCTTTAAATAGACTTCCTAAGGAAAGCAGAATTATAAATCTTCCTGAAAGCTTTTTTGTTAAGTATAGAAAAACATTAACAATGATTACACTGATTTTCATTGGTTTATCTCTGGTAATAGTTATTCTCACAATAAATATATCAAAAAGGAAGAAAATAGAAGAAGAATTAAGAATATCAGAAGAAAAATACAGGGATCTCTATGACAATGCGCCTGATATGTATCATTCTGTTGATAAAAATGGAATTATTATTGAATGTAACGAAACAGAAGCAAAAATGTTAGGATATAAAAAAGAAGAAATAATTGGCAAACCAATAACTTATTTCATGACTGAAGAATCAAAGAAAGCTCAAGCAGAATTTTTCCCAAATATAGAAAAATACAGTTTTATTCAAGTTGAAAGAGATTTTATAAGAAAAGATGGTTCAGTGTTTACAGCATCTTTAAATGTTTATGTTGAGGTAGATGAAAAGGGAAATTTTGTTAAAACAAAAACAATAGGAAGAGATATTACATACAGAAAACAGATTGAGGAAGAACTTAGAAAATCAAGAGAAGCATTAAGAAAACTCTCAGTATATTTACAGAACATAAGAGAAAACGAAAGAAAAGAGATTGCTAAAGAAATTCATGATGAATTAGGACAGTCTCTTACCGCACTAAAACTATCTTTATCGTGGATTAAAAAACGTGTTGAAGATGAATTTTTAAATAAAAAATTTGATGAAACACTGACCATAGTAAATGCTCTGATAAAACAGGTTCAGAATATATCAAATAGGCTACGTCCATCTCTTATTGACTATTTAACTCTTGAAGATGCTATAATGTGGCAGGTTAAAGAATTTGAAAGAAACACTTCTATAGTATGCAATGTTGATATTGCAGAACATGGAATTAAATTATCAAAAAATGTATCTTTAACTCTTTTTAGAATATTCCAGGAAGCACTTACAAATATAGCAAGACATGCAAATGCAACAGAAGTAGATATTAAAATGTTCAGGTCGGAGGCGAGCATTTTATTAATTATTAAGGATAATGGGATAGGAATATCAGACGAAAAAATTAAAAGTCCTGAATCATTTGGTTTAATGGCAATGAGAGAGAGAGCTTATTCTATAAATGCAACTCTTGATATACATAGAAGCTATGAAGGAGGAACTGAGATAATTATTTCAGTTCCTGTAAGAAACAATGACTAAGAGACTGAAAGTTTTAATTGTTGATGATCACACTCTTTTCAGGAAGGGATTAAAAGAGATTCTTCTTGATACTCCTTATATTAAAGAATGTAAGGAGGCAAAAAGCGGATATGAAGCAATTGATATCCTTTCAAAAGAAAGTTTTGATATAGTGTTTCTTGACATTGCTATGTCTGATATAAATGGTATAGAGACCCTAAAAAAAATCAAAATTTTATACCCTGAAACAAAAATACTAATGCTCAGCATGTATCCCGAAGAGCAGTATGCTATAAGATCATTAAAATGTGGGGCTTCAGGCTATCTAACAAAATCTGCAGATCCTGAAGAACTTTTAAAAGCTGTTGATAAAATAATCAAGGGTGGTAAATATTTACCACATACTTTTTCAGAGAAATTACTTCATTATATTGATAAATCTGAAGATATTCCTCCTCATGAAAAGCTCTCAGAGAGAGAATTTCAGGTTTTTTTGATGATAGCAAAAGGGAAAAGTCTTATTGAGATTTCTAAGGAGCTTTCAATAAGTATTAAAACAGTAAGCACCTATAGAGCAAGGATTCTTGAAAAACTTGGACTTGAAAACAATGCTGAAATTATAAACTATGCTATTAAGCATGGTCTGATAGTTTAGATATAACAAAAAAACCTACAAATACGAAAATAAATAAGCCTATTATAAAACTTATCCACCCAAAATTTTTGTATACAATTCCAGGTAAATAAGAACCAAGAACCCCACCTGAGTAATAAAAAGCTATGTATGCTCCATTTATAAGACTTTTCTGTGTTGTTGCAATTTTATTTAAATAACCAGAAGCAACTGAATGGACAAGAAACATTCCAGAACAAAAACCGAACATTGTAATAAATATTAGCAATAAATTAGGTAAACTAAATATTAAAAGAAAAAAACCATAGGTAGCAAAACCAAGAAGCATTGTTTTTCTTTCATTTCCAATCCATTTTATAATTTTTGTTGCGATAAAGGACATAAATATTCCAGTGATGTAACCTGAATAAATAAATCCTATAATCATTTCGCTGCTTTCTCTATCAATGCTTTTTATTCTAAAGGGTAAAAAGTTTGTTATCCCTGAAAAAACAAAAAAAAGGCAGAAAATTGCAATATAAATATAAAAATTTGTTTTATTCATAAAAATAAGCTTAAAATTTTTAAAACTAAAATAGCCTGTTTGTTTTATTTTTGATAACTTTACATCTTCCATAAAATAATAAACAATGGGAAGAACCAGAAGAAGACTTACTGACATTATCTGAAAACAAGTTCTCCAACCAAAATAATTGGCTATAATGCTGCCAATGACTCTTCCAAGAAGTCCTCCAATTGTGGTAAAAGCGATATAATAGGACATAAAAAATTGAATTCTTTCCTTTACAGATTTTAATGCAATATAAGAGGTATTGGAAGTAAGAATTGCTGATATCAAAAAACCTTCTACAAATCTGAGAAATATAACTAAATAAAGATTTACTGCCATAGATATTAAAAATACAGTCAACGAATGTATTAATGCAGCTATAAGAATCATCTTCTTGGGAGATAAAAAATTGAGCAGAATTCCTGAAATTACAGGAATAAATGTAAGGGGAATGAATGTAGCACTCATAATAAGAGATATCGTGTCCATCTCAACGTTAAAAGAATGTCCCAATAAAGGTAAAAGGGGTTGAGGCATATGTAATGCTGAAATTGTAAGTATGGTTGTATAGATTATAGCGATGAAATCCTTAATTGGCATAAATCAAGAATTATCCTTTTTAAAAATTTTCCCTCTTTTATTCCTTCATTGGAGTTTGAAGGAATCTATTCCCTTTGGCTCAAGACAGTAAAAAGGAATTTTACAATGTTATTTTTACTAATTTGTCAAATATGTGGATTGTATCAACAAACCTTATAATCCTCTGATGTGACTCAATTACAATTGAGTGAGTTCTTGCACCACCGCCAAAAAATCTAACACCATTAAGAAGATCCCCTTTAGTCACGCCTGTTGCAACAAAAATTATATTATCAGCTGGAACAAGATCATCAAGAGTGTAAACCTTGTCTTCACTTATATCCATTCCGTAATCAATGGCTCTTTTCTTTTCTTCCTCATTTCTCCAACGCATTCTTGCCTGCATCTCTCCACCAAGACTTTTAACTGCTGCTGCTGATAAAACTCCTTCAGGTGCGCCTCCAATTCCCATGAGGGCATGAATTCCTGTGCCTTCAACAGTTGCTGCAATAGCTGGTGTAATATCACCATCTGAGATAAGTTTTATTCTTGCGCCCGCTGCACGAATTTCTCTAATCAGATTTTCATGACGTGGCCTGTCAAGCACGACTACAACAAGGTCATCTATGTCTCTTCCGAGCGCTTTTGCGAGAGCTTCAAGATTTTCTTTAACAGATTTTCTTATGTCAACCATTCCTTTTGCCTGCGGTCTTACAACTAATTTTTCCATATAAGTATCAGGACAGTAAAGAAGTCCATTTCTGTCAGTTACAGCCATGACTGTAAGGGCATTGGGCATTCCAGTAGCACAAAGATTTGTTCCTTCAAGAGGATCAACTGCTATATCAACCTCAGGACCTGTTCCATCTCCAACTTCTTCACCTATGTAAAGCATAGGAGCTTCGTCTCTTTCTCCTTCACCAATGACAATTCTGCCTTTGATTGGTAAATCATTTAATGCTTTACGCATGGCAGTTACAGCAGCCTGGTCTGCTTCTTTACGATTTCCCTTACCCATAAGTCTTGCTGACTCAATTGCTGCTAATTCACAAACTCTTAAAATTGCTGGAGTTAAATTACTGTCCATTTTTTTTTAGCCTCCTAAGATTTTTTTGAGGTAATTGTACTAAATTGTGAAATCACTTTTTTTACATTCTCTGAACCACACTTGGGGCAGGTTATTTTGGATTTTTCCATCTCCATTACAGTCATTTTGACTGTAAAAGTTTTGCCACAATTCATGCACTTAAATTCATAAATTGGCATAACCCACCTCCTGAGTTTGTTCCAAATCTGCCAAAGGCAGGTTCGGAATTTTCCCTTCAGCTTTGCCGCAGGGAGAAGTATAAATCTATATAATATTATTTTATCTTTAAGTTTTATTCTCGTCTATAAGTATCTCAATAAGAATTTCTATAGGACTTGTGCCATTTTTATCAGCGATTTCTCTGAGTGTATCCATTTCTTTCGCATTTATTCCCTTGTTTTTCAGTTTAGCTAATGCTTTCTGAAGGTCAATTTTATTTTCTGCGCAGATTTGCTTTAAAGTTTTCTTACCAAGACCTTTCCCTTCAAACTCTTTAATTATTTCATCTCTTGTCCATTTTGAGGTTTTAGTCTGTTTTGTATCACTTTTTTCCAGTGGTTTTGAGTCAACTGACGTGATTTTCCCTTCAAGAGGTTTTAAAATCTCATAAATCTGAAGGGGGCTCAGCCTGTTATTTTTAGCTATTAGTCCTATACTTTCCTTTGTGGAGTTAATTTTTATTCCTTTTTGAGTTAAGGCTATGGTTGCCTGCTTGAGGTCTATATTTCTTCTTTTAGAGAACTCTTCAAGGGATAGCAACTCTGCATGTCCAAATGGTGGTTCATATTCTGGGGACTTTATCCATGCATTTTTAAGATAATCAGAAAGGTCTAACAGGAAGTTGAAGGGAGGAAAGGGTTTCAGTGAGCCAATAAAACTCAAAATTACAATCGCGCAAACAACAGTAAGTTCTTTTCTAAGATTCAAGGCTTTTTTAGCTTTGCTGTAAATATAATTTATGAGCACATTCCAGTTATAGTAGACGTGAAAAAAAGCAGTGAGCATGAAAACAATACAGAAAATAATATGCATATTTGTCCAGTCTGTCTTTGTGAGACCTAAAAACTTCCAGTTTATCCAGTAAGCAATTCTTCCCTGTGGTGTAAAATAAAGAATAATACCTGAAATAAAGGCAAAGACAAAGGAAAAAGCAGTAAGCAGGCTTACAAATCCTCTAAAATTAATAGATTTTTTCATGTTGAACTCCTTTGATTGCCAATTGGTTTTGATTTGTGTCAATTTCAAATAAGGTTAAGTCTTTAGCTTTCTGAGAAGATAACATATTGATATTCTTGAGTTTTATTTCATTTTTTTCAATATCCAAATTATCTTTTGGTAATAAAAAAGCTTCTTTAAGCTTATCCCAATCCTTATCTCTGATAGTTACAACTCTGTTAAGAAATATACTTATATAAATTCCATTGATCATGGTGACCTGTGTCTCTTTTAATTTTTTATGTGCAATTTCAATATATTTTTCATCAATATCTATGCCGATAAATCTTCTGCCGAGTCTCTTTGCTGCAATCGCTGTTGTCCCTGTGCCTACGAATGGATCAAGAATAACATCTCCTTCATCACTGGTCATTAAGAGAAGTCTTTCAATAAGATGGACTGGTAACTGACATGGATGTTTGTCTCTTCTTTTTCTATGCCTTATTCTATGAATATCTGTCCATACATCAGAAACAAGAGGGCCAAATTGATGCATCTGAGCTTTCTTACCTCCGTAATCCTGCAAAATATACTTGCACTTTCTACATCTTTTATGGAGCATTCTTATATCGTAAAATTTGAATTTATCAGATTTAACATAATATAAAATTCCGTAATGGTTTGGTAAAAGAGTTTTACCACGGGGAGACCCCATTGCATCCCATGCTATCCAGTGTCTAAAAATGGCTATTTCATTGAGATAAGAACCAAAATATATCAACCATTTTGGGATATTATGCACAAAAATAGAACCTGTTGGTTTTGTAATTCTTACCATCTCATAAAGCCATTCTTTACACCATGAAAGATATATCTCTACATCATGCTCATCATAGTAGCTGTTGTATTTCTTTTTTAGATTGAAAGGAGGGTCTGCAAAGGTAACATCAACGCTGTTGTCAGGGATTTTTCTCATTATCTCCAGACAGTCGCCAAAAATGATTTTATTTAAAAGACTTTTTGAAAAATTTTTATTTTGCATTATTAGAAACTTTTTTCTTCTAAGTAATTATTTCGTCCATTCTTTCAGTTTTTTTACAATTTTTAGATCCTCTTGTTCTTCCCGCCATTCTCTTATTATTTTATTTATGCTTTTTTCTAATTCTTCCGCTGACATTTCTTCTGGCTTATTACATGATACACCATTTGAGCTAAAAAATTCGTAAATTTTAAATAAAGGATTTTTTTGTCTAAATTCAATTACAGTAATACCTTGATTTTTTGCTTCGTCTTTCATCATTTCTGTTAATTTATCTGTTAAAAATAGATTGACATTTCTCGAAAAAGCTTCATCTCCAATTTCTGGATTACCGATTCCGAGTAATTTTAATTCAACAGTCAAAGCTTCATTTTTATCATTGAGCACGATTGCATCTATTTCTCTGTTTTTGACTAATCCTTTTTTCTTCATTTCCTCATTTGTTAATATATATCTTTCATCGGGTATATTTATCATTTTAAATATGACGAATAATAAGCCTTTTTCAGTTTTCTTCCCTACTTCGCTCCAAGCTCCTCCTTGAATTGTTAATTTCATAGCTGAAATGATGTTCATAAAAAATAAACTTTCAATGTAATCTAGACTAATCTTTTCTTTGTCTTTTTCTATATTGATTATCATTTGATATAAATCTTCAGAATTCTCAAATTCTTCTAATAATAATTGTAAGGCTTTAATATTTTTCTTGCCTAAATCTAAGCATACTCTTTTTGCTGATGTTCCTCCTGTCATATTTTTTACAGTTTTATCATTAAGTCCGCCAAACCATAATAGCTTGAATTTATTATTCTTCCCTTGTTTTTTATAGGTATCATCCAGGAGTTTTTCAAGCCAATTATTGCCTTTTCTTTTATATTCAAATATTTCTGAAATTAACTTTTGTGCTTTATCAAGAAATCTTTTATTTATTGTTGCTAATACATACGTTCTATAATCCTGTCCTGTAAGAACTGAATGGACTATTTTACCTATTAATTCTTTCATTACTCTTTGATCCTTATATCTTCTGGGATTTTTTCTATTGCCTCTGATATTTTATCAATATTTTTTAATAATCTCTCATTTGAAGGTTTTTTACCTCTGGTAGAAGTTCCAGGATTATTTTTTATTTGTTCTTTAAAATGTAACATTAATTCTTTCACTATTTGAGAAACAAAGTTATCATCATTTGCAAATATATGGGTTTCCTCTTTTTTTTGCATTACTACAATATACTCTTCATCAATTTTACCAATATCTGCACTGGTATATTTTCTCGTTTTATCAATGTTTCTAAAAATCGTTTTTATTGGGATAAATCCGATTTTTTTAGCCATTTCTGTAAAGAACTTATGGCTTTCAATTAATTCATATTCCAAACTTGAATTTCCTACAACAATTACACAAAATTTATCTCTCTTTAAAACCCTATTCATTTCTATCATTGATCGGAGCATATCTCCTAAGTATTCAGACAATAATCTAAATCTATTATTTATAAAATGGGAATGCCCCCCTATTTCATGTTTTCTGAAAAGATCAAAATCCATACCAAGCCATAACATATTGTACATGTGAACTCTATAATAATCTAAAGCATTAACATAAGGTGGAGATGTTATGATTAAATCTATTGAATTATTTTCTATTGATAAATTTCTTGCATCACCACAAATAACTTTAACATCGGGAGGGTCTTTAATAACTTTAGACATCTGGCTAAGAATCTGCTGCATAGATTTTATTTTTTTAATAAATAATTCATCCACATTAATACCGTTTCCGTTCTCTACCAATGACCAAATTGTTGATGACAGAGCAATTCTTCCTAAGTCAAACAAGTCATAATACCCTTCTTCTTTAATTTCTATTAGAGTCTCTCTTATAATTTCTAATTTTGAAATTATGGTTTTATTAAAAATCTTACTTACTTTTCTATTGGGAAGACCATTAATTGTTCTATCTATGTTTCTATAATCTAAATCTAAATATTTTTTCATTTTTATTAACTTTTCATTAAGATATTTAAATTCATCCTTTTTAATTAAAGTTGTTTTAACTTTCGCTATCAGAGCAGCAAGCGGATTCAGGTCGTTTCCAATAGAATTTCTATCGTTTAAAAAAGCCTCTACCAATGTAGTACCACAACCGCACATAGGATCCAAAACTCTTTCTCTTTCTTTTGTAAAAAGTTTTATAAAAGTTAAAGGAATCTGAGGTATAAAACGAGCAGGATAGGGATGAAAAGTGTGAGTTAGATATTGAGTTGAAAAACTCTTAAAGTCCCAATCAATGTTCTCTAAAATTTCTAAGGCTTCGTCAGAAGAATACTTTTTTTTATTTATTAAATCCAAATAATTCTGCTCATTTGAAAAACTC
The Thermodesulfovibrio yellowstonii DSM 11347 DNA segment above includes these coding regions:
- the prmC gene encoding peptide chain release factor N(5)-glutamine methyltransferase codes for the protein MKALDKIREIVNKFSFNIREAQEIICHVLKIDKIQLYTENPEITSEQAHTIKSLIERRLKKEPLQYIIGECYFYNIKIKVGRGVLIPRPETEILVEQVLERQKLISNTGNRILDLCTGSGCIALAIGKNAPEFQIFGIDKSEKAVKYATENKALNNIKNVIFLVGDMFNPFKEKIFACITANPPYVKTDEISKLQPEIKNYEPLEALNGGEDGLNFYRKIIENAEKYLLNSGLIFLEIGQGQAKAVQNIALMSGFNVIEVVKDIAGIDRVMILQKSKSL
- a CDS encoding C39 family peptidase, yielding MKCKKYGYPLCFILYILLFIFILLTAPAYAQENIINSVPFFPSEDFQCGPASLAMILNFLGMKITVEEIAKEIYSKGAQGTADFDMIMFVQKKGFKSKYYSGSLEDIKEKIKANKPLIVMTDEGYWFYKKYHFMVVVGFDSESVIVNSGTKMHEKINMEDFKKKWSKTGFWTLLIEK
- a CDS encoding response regulator is translated as MTKRLKVLIVDDHTLFRKGLKEILLDTPYIKECKEAKSGYEAIDILSKESFDIVFLDIAMSDINGIETLKKIKILYPETKILMLSMYPEEQYAIRSLKCGASGYLTKSADPEELLKAVDKIIKGGKYLPHTFSEKLLHYIDKSEDIPPHEKLSEREFQVFLMIAKGKSLIEISKELSISIKTVSTYRARILEKLGLENNAEIINYAIKHGLIV
- a CDS encoding ABC transporter substrate binding protein — protein: MIGLKKLTMLRNFLICIFLLFFCLPEHAQAQEKKKILILNSYHQGLSWTDNIVKGIKESLKAMENSIDYYIEYMDTKRFYGDKYFEKIFNLMKQKYSGIKFDLIIVSDNDALLFTMKHYQRLFYEIPVIFCGINNFNDSLIEKYRKWFTGVAEETDVRGTLDIALKLHPNTQRVYIINDITTTGLAMKKGLLEIFPEFLNKISFIMLENPDMKELQKEVEKIPPKSIILLLLVNRDKTGNFFAYEESLDLLYPHTNSPIYSVWDFYLGRGIIGGKLTSAFLQGKKAGELALQVLQGKSPSEIPVVKESPNEYMFDYNELKRFNVSLNRLPKESRIINLPESFFVKYRKTLTMITLIFIGLSLVIVILTINISKRKKIEEELRISEEKYRDLYDNAPDMYHSVDKNGIIIECNETEAKMLGYKKEEIIGKPITYFMTEESKKAQAEFFPNIEKYSFIQVERDFIRKDGSVFTASLNVYVEVDEKGNFVKTKTIGRDITYRKQIEEELRKSREALRKLSVYLQNIRENERKEIAKEIHDELGQSLTALKLSLSWIKKRVEDEFLNKKFDETLTIVNALIKQVQNISNRLRPSLIDYLTLEDAIMWQVKEFERNTSIVCNVDIAEHGIKLSKNVSLTLFRIFQEALTNIARHANATEVDIKMFRSEASILLIIKDNGIGISDEKIKSPESFGLMAMRERAYSINATLDIHRSYEGGTEIIISVPVRNND
- the glpX gene encoding class II fructose-bisphosphatase, with protein sequence MDSNLTPAILRVCELAAIESARLMGKGNRKEADQAAVTAMRKALNDLPIKGRIVIGEGERDEAPMLYIGEEVGDGTGPEVDIAVDPLEGTNLCATGMPNALTVMAVTDRNGLLYCPDTYMEKLVVRPQAKGMVDIRKSVKENLEALAKALGRDIDDLVVVVLDRPRHENLIREIRAAGARIKLISDGDITPAIAATVEGTGIHALMGIGGAPEGVLSAAAVKSLGGEMQARMRWRNEEEKKRAIDYGMDISEDKVYTLDDLVPADNIIFVATGVTKGDLLNGVRFFGGGARTHSIVIESHQRIIRFVDTIHIFDKLVKITL
- a CDS encoding MFS transporter, with amino-acid sequence MPIKDFIAIIYTTILTISALHMPQPLLPLLGHSFNVEMDTISLIMSATFIPLTFIPVISGILLNFLSPKKMILIAALIHSLTVFLISMAVNLYLVIFLRFVEGFLISAILTSNTSYIALKSVKERIQFFMSYYIAFTTIGGLLGRVIGSIIANYFGWRTCFQIMSVSLLLVLPIVYYFMEDVKLSKIKQTGYFSFKNFKLIFMNKTNFYIYIAIFCLFFVFSGITNFLPFRIKSIDRESSEMIIGFIYSGYITGIFMSFIATKIIKWIGNERKTMLLGFATYGFFLLIFSLPNLLLIFITMFGFCSGMFLVHSVASGYLNKIATTQKSLINGAYIAFYYSGGVLGSYLPGIVYKNFGWISFIIGLFIFVFVGFFVISKLSDHA
- a CDS encoding FmdB family zinc ribbon protein yields the protein MPIYEFKCMNCGKTFTVKMTVMEMEKSKITCPKCGSENVKKVISQFSTITSKKS
- the glgC gene encoding glucose-1-phosphate adenylyltransferase, whose protein sequence is MPKVLAIVLAGGKGERLFPLTSFRSKPSVPFGARYRIVDFVLSNLVNSQIYSIYLLVQYKSQSLIEHIRQNWFFSSVGSDHFVTVVPPQMRMGPEWFQGTADAVFQNIGLIKEHNPDIVLIFGADHIYRMDIRQMIKFHIENNAHVTVAARPVALKHASSFGVIITDPDHRIAGFQEKPKDPIPMPDNPDMAYVSMGNYIFNADILIDALVRAEKKKQHDFGAHVIPDLVGRKCKVYAYDFAKNEIPGIKSYEERGYWRDVGTISAYFDAHMDMLGEKPIFEIYNKMWPIHPARYEGPPVKILDGEIKNSIIAEGALIYGGKIENSFIRSGSIIEKDVEIKDSLIMDDVIIKRNSKLYRVIVDKKNVVYEGEKIGFSAEQDRFRCYIDSSGICILPRAARYNDWIKEINHA